The following proteins come from a genomic window of Astatotilapia calliptera chromosome 11, fAstCal1.2, whole genome shotgun sequence:
- the rab42b gene encoding ras-related protein Rab-42b, which translates to MDLTLWQYQFRIIMLGDSAVGKSSLLKRYTEDLFMESINETVGVDFYVHFLEVEPGIRVKLQFWDTAGQERFRSVTRSYYRNSVGGMLVFDITHRASFDHIKDWHAEVCERVQPHKVLFVLVGQKNDRDAHRERAVSREEAEKLAQQLGTPYVEASAKSGQHVKECFELLTRRIYQGLLSGEIELQEGWDGIKCTVPQALQLQRANMPQPRTATKDKKKCCG; encoded by the exons ATGGACCTGACTTTGTGGCAGTACCAGTTCAGGATCATCATGCTGGGCGATTCAGCTGTGGGAAAGTCCTCCCTACTGAAACGCTACACAGAGGACTTGTTTATGGAGTCCATCAACGAGACAGTAGGTGTTGACTTCTACGTTCACTTCCTGGAGGTGGAACCGGGGATCCGTGTAAAGCTGCAGTTCTGGGACACAGCAGGACAGGAAAGGTTCAG ATCAGTGACCCGCTCCTATTACCGCAACTCAGTTGGAGGCATGCTAGTGTTTGACATCACCCATCGAGCCTCCTTTGACCATATTAAAGACTGGCATGCTGAGGTGTGCGAGCGAGTACAGCCACATAAGGTTCTGTTCGTCCTGGTGGGTCAAAAGAATGATCGAGATGCTCACAGGGAAAGGGCGGTGAGCCGAGAAGAGGCAGAGAAGCTGGCCCAGCAGCTAGGAACGCCCTACGTGGAGGCATCTGCAAAGTCTGGGCAACATGTAAAGGAGTGCTTCGAGCTCCTCACTCGACGAATCTACCAGGGACTATTGAGTGGAGAGATAGAGCTGCAAGAGGGCTGGGATGGAATCAAGTGCACTGTCCCACAGGCGCTACAGTTACAGCGAGCCAACATGCCTCAGCCAAGAACAGCAACTAAGGACAAGAAAAAGTGTTGCGGTTAA